One Trueperaceae bacterium DNA segment encodes these proteins:
- the hemW gene encoding radical SAM family heme chaperone HemW: MPAALYLHVPFCPSICPYCDFHKMLRHEGLVARYLDRLEEEAAQTASLHPDAPATVYLGGGTPSHLTDPELARVFGALRAGWGDAIGAAETTLEADPLTFDAARLESFRQLGVSRLSIGLQSTDDSTLAFLGRVHDGAQGLAAVGLALAAGLRVNVDVIMAVPGQDLATDLQRVLDLGARHVSVYSLTIEPNTPFALRGVRVDPDADADAFELAAEVLAGYGLERYEVSNFAVPGEESRHNLAYWRGEPYLGLGPSAAAYLPGGDFGVRTKNPPIKGWLMGAPAEREELGPDDYVLERLLTGLRTREGVDLAALEGRVGVRLADLAPAWWHDVLRHGLVTTDGNRLRAAPAGLERLDGLLRTFVRSRLAVGALLG; encoded by the coding sequence GTGCCCGCCGCCCTCTACCTGCACGTGCCGTTCTGCCCGAGCATCTGCCCCTACTGCGACTTCCACAAGATGCTCAGGCACGAGGGGCTGGTGGCGCGCTACCTCGATCGCCTCGAGGAGGAGGCGGCCCAGACCGCTAGCCTCCACCCCGACGCCCCCGCCACCGTCTACCTCGGCGGCGGCACCCCTTCGCACCTGACCGACCCGGAGCTGGCGCGCGTGTTCGGCGCCCTGCGCGCCGGGTGGGGCGACGCGATCGGCGCTGCCGAGACGACCCTCGAGGCGGACCCCCTGACCTTCGACGCCGCGCGCCTGGAGTCGTTCCGACAGCTGGGCGTGAGCCGGCTGTCCATCGGCCTTCAGTCGACCGACGACTCCACGCTGGCGTTCCTGGGCCGCGTGCACGACGGGGCGCAGGGCCTCGCCGCCGTCGGGCTCGCGCTCGCCGCCGGCCTGCGCGTCAACGTGGACGTCATCATGGCCGTGCCTGGCCAGGACCTCGCCACGGACCTGCAGCGGGTGTTGGACCTGGGCGCCAGGCACGTGAGCGTCTACAGCCTGACGATCGAGCCCAACACGCCGTTCGCGCTGCGCGGGGTGCGCGTCGACCCCGACGCCGACGCCGACGCCTTCGAGCTGGCGGCCGAGGTGTTGGCCGGGTACGGGCTCGAGCGCTACGAGGTGAGCAACTTCGCGGTCCCCGGCGAGGAGTCCAGGCACAACCTCGCCTACTGGCGCGGCGAGCCGTACCTGGGCCTGGGACCGTCCGCCGCCGCCTACCTGCCGGGCGGCGACTTCGGGGTGCGCACCAAGAACCCTCCCATCAAGGGCTGGCTCATGGGCGCGCCGGCGGAACGGGAGGAGCTCGGCCCGGACGACTACGTCCTCGAGCGCCTCCTCACCGGCCTGCGCACGCGCGAGGGGGTCGACCTGGCGGCGCTGGAGGGGCGGGTCGGCGTGCGGCTCGCCGACCTCGCTCCCGCCTGGTGGCACGACGTGCTGCGCCACGGCCTGGTGACGACCGACGGGAACCGCCTCCGGGCCGCCCCCGCGGGCCTGGAGCGCCTCGACGGCCTGCTGCGCACCTTCGTGCGCAGCAGGCTGGCGGTGGGAGCGCTACTCGGTTGA